The following are from one region of the Mus caroli chromosome 13, CAROLI_EIJ_v1.1, whole genome shotgun sequence genome:
- the Plpp1 gene encoding phospholipid phosphatase 1 isoform X2, translated as MFDKTRLPYVALDVICVLLAGLPFAILTSRHTPFQRGIFCNDDSIKYPYKEDTIPYALLGGIVIPFCIIVMSIGESLSVYFNVLHSNSFVGNPYIATIYKAVGAFLFGVSASQSLTDIAKYTIGSLRPHFLAICDPDWSKINCSDGYIEDYICQGNEEKVKEGRLSFYSGHSSFSMYCMLFVALYLQARMKGDWARLLRPMLQFGLIAFSIYVGLSRVSDYKHHWSDVTVGLIQGAAVAILVALYVSDFFKDTHSYKERKEEDPHTTLHETASSRNYSTNHEP; from the exons CTGGATTGCCTTTTGCAATTCTTACTTCAAGGCATACCCCCTTCCAACGAGGAATATTCTGTAATGATGACTCCATCAAGTACCCTTACAAGGAAGACACCATACCTTATGCCTTATTAGGTGGCATAGTCATTCCATTCTGTATTATCGTT atGAGTATTGGAGAATCTCTGTCTGTTTACTTTAATGTCTTACATTCGAACTCCTTTGTCGGCAATCCCTACATAGCCACCATTTACAAAGCCGTCGGAGCCTTTTTGTTCGGAGTCTCAGCTAGTCAGTCCTTGACTGACATCGCTAAGTATACTATAGGCAGTTTGCGGCCGCACTTCTTGGCTATCTGTGACCCAGACTGGTCAAAAATCAACTGCAGTGATGGTTATATCGAGGACTACATATGTCAGGGGAATGAAGAGAAAGTCAAGGAAGGCAG GTTGTCCTTCTACTCCGGACACTCTTCATTCTCTATGTACTGCATGCTGTTTGTCGCA CTTTATCTTCAAGCCAGGATGAAGGGAGACTGGGCAAGACTCTTACGACCCATGCTCCAGTTTGGGCTCATAGCTTTTTCCATATATGTGGGCCTTTCTCGAGTGTCTGACTACAAACACCACTGGAGTGACGTCACAGTTGGACTCATTCAGGGAGCTGCTGTCGCTATACTGGTT GCTTTGTATGTATCCGACTTCTTCAAGGACACACATTCttacaaagagagaaaggaagaggaccCACACACGACTCTACATGAAACCGCCAGTTCACGGAACTACTCAACCAATCACGAGCCCTGA